The DNA sequence GAGCCCCACCACTGAAGTTGAGCTCCTCGAGAGTGTGCGTGCCGTCTGGGAACGCGGCGACGACTGGCTGCTCATCGGCGGCGGCTCCAACATGGTGATCAGTGACGAAGGATATGACGGCACGGTCATCCACATCGCCACTCACGGCATCCAAGTCACCAATCAAACGGACACGACCCTCAGCCTCCGCGTGCAAGCGGGCGAATCATGGGACGCCCTCGTTGCGCGCCTTGTCGCCCGCGGCTGGGGCGGCATCGAAGCCCTCAGCGGCATCCCCGGATCCGTCGGCGCAGCCCCCATTCAAAACATTGGAGCCTACGGCCAAGAAGTCGCCAGCGCCCTCACCGGCATTGACTTTCTCGACTACGACAGCGGCGAACTCGTGCACCTCACAACAGCCGAACTCGAACTCGGCTACCGCAGCTCCGTCATCAAAAGTGGCCTTGCCGGAGTCGTCGTTGCCGTGTACCTCACCGTCACCGCCTCACCCGCCAGCACAGTGCAGTATCCACAACTCGCTACCGCCCTCGGGGTTAACGTCGGCGACGCTGTGCCCCTGCAGCAAGTGCGCGACACGGTGCTCGCCCTGCGCGCCTCCAAGGCGATGGTGCTCGACCCCAACGAACCAGACTCTGCCAGCTGCGGGTCATTCTTTACGAACCCGATCGTGCCAGAACACATCGCGAGAGGCCTTCCCGCGGATGCCCCACGCTGGGTTATCGACGACGATCCCGTCACCGACGTTGCGGTTCCGCTCGGCGAAGAACCTGCCCCGCCACCCGCGCCCAAGCCGCGCCTGGTGAAGCTCAGCGCCGCCTGGCTCATCGAACATTCGGGCGTGAACAAGGGCTTCAGGCTGCCGGGCTCGCGAGCCGCAGTGTCGACCAAGCACAGCCTGGCGATCGTCAACCGCACTGGCGCGGACGCCACCGAGATTGCAGAACTTTCACGCTACATCGGTGCATGTGTGCTCAGCCGATACGGCATCCACCTGCAGCCAGAACCCGTCGCCGTTGGCGTCGAACTCGCCTAGTTCGCCTAACCCGTCTAACAACGCGCGCTCATCCGCGAGCCTCGCCTAGCTCAGGCGGCGCTAGCGAGAGCGGGGCAGCAACCCCAACTCCAT is a window from the Salinibacterium sp. NK8237 genome containing:
- a CDS encoding UDP-N-acetylmuramate dehydrogenase is translated as MTDTVSPDSTAPAEPTVLADLTTIRVGGPARTLVSPTTEVELLESVRAVWERGDDWLLIGGGSNMVISDEGYDGTVIHIATHGIQVTNQTDTTLSLRVQAGESWDALVARLVARGWGGIEALSGIPGSVGAAPIQNIGAYGQEVASALTGIDFLDYDSGELVHLTTAELELGYRSSVIKSGLAGVVVAVYLTVTASPASTVQYPQLATALGVNVGDAVPLQQVRDTVLALRASKAMVLDPNEPDSASCGSFFTNPIVPEHIARGLPADAPRWVIDDDPVTDVAVPLGEEPAPPPAPKPRLVKLSAAWLIEHSGVNKGFRLPGSRAAVSTKHSLAIVNRTGADATEIAELSRYIGACVLSRYGIHLQPEPVAVGVELA